The Candidatus Eisenbacteria bacterium DNA window TCTTGAAGACTTGAGCTTGATAGTTCCGAAAAACTTCCATCAGTTCATCCACAGCTTCTGAGTATGGCAGTGCATGACCCATGTTGAGGTAACAGGCAGTGAGAGCGCTATCCATCCGGTCAAGTTGAAGGGCAGCATAGCGCACCATTGCGGCAGGGAGACCCGGATGAAATCCGGCTTCAGTGATGAAACATCGATTGGCGCGTTCGATATCGGGAGCAAGTGATTTCAGCAAAGCCAGTTTCTGCGCGCCAAGTTGGACATCCAGATAGTCCACGCCACTCTCCAACGCAGCCCGAACGACTACCTCGGCGTATTGCGTCGTCGGTGCAGCAACCAGCAGGAGGTCCATGCCGCGAAGGGCTTCACGCACGTTCGCCGCATTTGCCGCGTCCACCCGTACGGGTGAAACCCGCTCGCCCTTGAATTGAGCGTTGAGTTGGTCCGCGTACGCCTGGGCCTTCTCAAGACTGCGTCCTGCCAGGACGATTCGCGCTCCGGATTGCTCCAGGAGATGGCGCGCCAATAATTTTCCTGTAAACCCGCAGCCGCCCAATATCAGGATTGTTGCCAAATGCGTTGCCTCCCAATCGCACTTGCACTCTACATGAAAGCCATCCGCTGAGAAAAGACCAAAAAACCGGTTGCATCGAATCCGAAGGCGGCAATTGTCTTTGAACTGAAATCGGAAAGCTGGCGGTCAGGAGAGCGTCAGGGATTGAGAAGCTCCGGTTTTAGGAAAACGCCCAGGTTGCGGGGGAGGACGTCAAGGGAATCCAATAGTTCGAGCCGTTCCAGTTTTTTCGCGGTCGCAGCAGGCAGGCGATCAGGTGAAGCACCTGCCAGAAGGAGGGAGGTTTCCTCGTGAGAGAATTCCTCATTACCTCCGAACCAATCCAGAAATGGTTTGTCCTCAGGACAGAACTGCTGACAGAGCATGCAGCCCATCACGCAATTGTGCGAAGCGGGGTCTATCCAGGCTGGAAACGGATACTCTTGCGATCTTTCGTTGTGAAATACTATGCACCGCTCGGTGCGCAGAAGAAAACGCTCGG harbors:
- a CDS encoding saccharopine dehydrogenase NADP-binding domain-containing protein, with the translated sequence MATILILGGCGFTGKLLARHLLEQSGARIVLAGRSLEKAQAYADQLNAQFKGERVSPVRVDAANAANVREALRGMDLLLVAAPTTQYAEVVVRAALESGVDYLDVQLGAQKLALLKSLAPDIERANRCFITEAGFHPGLPAAMVRYAALQLDRMDSALTACYLNMGHALPYSEAVDELMEVFRNYQAQVFKNGRWTKTGSFSSSRVNFGGAIGVRRCYSMFFEELRPLPEMYPALREIGFYISGSHWFTDWVISPLAMAGLKIGGDHAVRPMGKLVWWGMQNFSKPPHLILLKIEALGEKNGKPVRVEATVSHLDGYELTAIPVVACLLQYLDGQARRPGLWMMGQLAEPVRFFEDLKRMGVQVTSTIT